AGCCTCGGCCAAATTCGCAGCCGAACTCCTTAGGACGTTCCACATTGGCTATCTGTTCAAAGAGTTTGTCAGCCGTGTCGAAGTCTTTGAGTTTTAAGTCTGCCAGACCGACACGTCCACGCACCTCGTTGATCCAGTCGATAGCTTGCTGTGTGGGACCATTGACCTCGTTCTCGCATTCGGCAGCACGTAGCAGCACATCAGAATAGCGCATCAGGCGGAGGTTGATGCCATCGTGCAATCCTGTAATGATAGTGCTGTACAGACCGGTACGGAGATTTGTGAATTTGGCAATCGGCAGACCACCGTAAGTGTTGTTGGTCACGATATTGTCGGTGGATGTAAGTTTTTGATTATAAGCTACATTGCCAAATTCGAAATCCGCCCAATCGTTTTCGTAGGTTCCAATGGTCCAATAGAGTCTAGGATCGAGTCTGCCATTGGTAGTACGTTCACTTTTGAAGAGCTGATAGAGCCAGGGCGAAGCCGAGATGTCGGCCCAACCGCCATAGTTACCGGGACCAAAGTTGCTCTCAATGGCCGATCCTTGTGTGGCGTTGGGGCTTGTATTTACCGGAGTCCACTCGTCGTCGGTGCCTTGCGATCCATAGTCGAGATACTGCACTTCGAAAAGGCTTTCCGCATTGTTCTCGTATGCCGTACCTTCGCGGAAGTTGTCACCATAGTTGTCCATCAGCCGATAGGTGCCGTATTTCTTGTCAATGATGTCTTTCAGCACCGGAAGTGCATCGCTGTATTTTTGGCGCATCATGAGGGCACGGGCATAATAGCCCGCCGCAGCACCGCAGGTGGCGCGTCCGCCAGCCCATTCACCGCCTTCGTCACGGGAAGGAAGCAATGTCATCGCCTCACGGAAATCTTTTTCCACCTGATCGAGTACGTCGTTGTATGTACTGTTGGTGGTATAAAGTCCGTCCAATGATGAATAGGTGGCATAATCTGTGATGAGAGGTGGATTCTGATAATAACCGACCAAGTTGTAGTATGATAGGCCGCGTAGGAAAAGCACTTGTCCTTTGATGCGTTTCATTTTATCAGAAAGTAGGCTGTTATCCTCACCGCAACGCGAAATGGCGAAGTTGCATACGTTGATGGTATAGTACCATTCCCGCCAAGGCCACCATGTGATGTCTGAGGTGACTTCTGCGTTAAGGTCATCGAAAGGGAGATACCACACTTGTGAAGAGTTCCAGGCTTCATCGCCACGACACACGTCGATGGTGTAGCCTACACGGGCATAGGAGCCCTCCATACGGATGTGGTTGTAGGCAGCAATCACGCTTTCCTCCAAATCATTGGCATTGAAGCCGAAAGTACTTGAGGTTTGCTGGTTGGGATTCAACAAATCCATTCTGTCACTGCAAGAAAACAGCGTGCTAAATCCCAAAATGAGAGCAAGTGAATATTTATTTAGTTTCATAAGAAATGTTTTTAGTGTTTGGTACTAGATAGTAACGATTAGAATGTAAAGTGAACGCCACACATGAAAGTGCGTGCAGTAGGATAAGAACAGAAGTTGTATCCCGGGGTGAACGTTCCTCCCGCATAGTCTACATTATAACCGTGATAGCCGGTGAATGTGTGAAGATTCTGTGCTGATACGTATAAGCGTACATCAGATACATATTTGCCGAACCACTCGTTGGGGAGGTTGTAGCCCAATTCTACATTGGCAATCTTCCAATAGGCTGCGTTCTGAATCTTGCGTGAGCTGAAGAGGTCGTTCCAACCCAAGCTGGCACTGTTGGTGACATAGGTGCGTGGCACGTTGGAAAGGTAAGTGCTGCCGTCTTCGCTAAAGCGGTTGGCATCGAGCATACCTACCTCTTTGTTTCCCCATCCGTAGCAAGAGTTAAGCGAGTTGTAGATGTCGTCGCTGACGTGATAGTTCAGCGCACCGAAGGTAGCAATGCTCAAGTCGAAACGCTTGTATTCAAAACGGGCATTAAGACCGAAATGAATCTTAGGCATACCGCTGCCCAGCACCACTTGGTCGTTGGCGTCTATTTTGCCGTCAGGTTTACCGTCCGGTCCGCTTACGTCCTTATAGAGGCAGTCACCAATCTGGGCACCCTCTTGAGTGGCGTGGTTGTCCAAGTCTTCCTGTGTGCGGGCAATGCCCTCATAAGCCCAGCCGTAGAACTGGCCTATTTCTTGACCCACATTGGTAATGTATGCTCCGGAGATGTAAGAGTCGGTACCAAAGCCTAGTGAAGTTACGCGGTTGCGCAATGTGCTGAGGTTGGCCGAAATTTCATACTTGAAGTCACGATCACGGTTACGGTAGGTAGCCGAGAACTCAAAACCGGAGTTGTTCATCGAGGCGGCATTCATC
The Bacteroides caecimuris DNA segment above includes these coding regions:
- a CDS encoding RagB/SusD family nutrient uptake outer membrane protein: MKLNKYSLALILGFSTLFSCSDRMDLLNPNQQTSSTFGFNANDLEESVIAAYNHIRMEGSYARVGYTIDVCRGDEAWNSSQVWYLPFDDLNAEVTSDITWWPWREWYYTINVCNFAISRCGEDNSLLSDKMKRIKGQVLFLRGLSYYNLVGYYQNPPLITDYATYSSLDGLYTTNSTYNDVLDQVEKDFREAMTLLPSRDEGGEWAGGRATCGAAAGYYARALMMRQKYSDALPVLKDIIDKKYGTYRLMDNYGDNFREGTAYENNAESLFEVQYLDYGSQGTDDEWTPVNTSPNATQGSAIESNFGPGNYGGWADISASPWLYQLFKSERTTNGRLDPRLYWTIGTYENDWADFEFGNVAYNQKLTSTDNIVTNNTYGGLPIAKFTNLRTGLYSTIITGLHDGINLRLMRYSDVLLRAAECENEVNGPTQQAIDWINEVRGRVGLADLKLKDFDTADKLFEQIANVERPKEFGCEFGRGFDLIRWGFFYDSDRLQQLKEHGTVRRSTVGVKEPVNYSDIANDPELKSTFDTYISGHEFLPIVQQLMNNNPNLKGNSANYSTDNSTYFRESGCKVRPVVNLNK